The following are from one region of the Sporocytophaga myxococcoides genome:
- a CDS encoding SulP family inorganic anion transporter — protein MINYKLSDLKHDLPSGLVVFFIALPLCLGLSLASNAPLFSGIIAGIVGGIVVSLFSKSQLSVSGPAAGLSIIVAGAVKDLGSFEAFTVAIVLAGVLQILFGMIRAGIIAYFFPSSVIKGMLAAIGLILIIKQIPYALGYHSKIFEVDEFMDSGENGKFSMITNALEHINPYVLLLTLISLGVYIFWDLVLKRKYSWFPSALVAMLTGTLLYAILELYFNIQLPDSELVSIPDTNLFKGFKFPDFSLLLNGKIIYLAFTLALLASVESLITLEAIEKIDPHKRQPHVNHELFAQGAGNIVSGLLGGLPLTALIVRSKANADSGAKTKVSAIIHSIFLILAVFLIPQFMHHVPLAVLAAVLIGVGFKLTRPAIFIEEFSIGWASFIPFAITIIATLATNLLIGILIGSIAGVISVVRTNFHSAISVEGDGTGDTVYVRLNKDVSFLNKPQLITKLNNIPKTKNVVIDGSKASFIDNDIAEVIEDFKTASDHLQRKTELIKTQYKLDSDENAFHALLDRNKEWVKQRTDLDPEYFKRMAKGQAPKFLWIGCSDSRVATDEITQTDPGEIFVHRNIANLVIKTDFNLMSVLQYAVSVLKVKHVIVCGHYECGGVKAAMGNQKLGLIDNWLSNIKDIYEKYQTELDAIEDEKPKFNRMVELVVMEQVYNLSKMSVIQEEWKNGKFPIIHAWVYDIANGSLKDLDINIEATSAIPEIYKFKI, from the coding sequence ATGATTAATTACAAATTATCGGATCTAAAGCATGATCTGCCATCCGGGCTAGTTGTCTTTTTTATAGCTCTGCCGCTATGTCTCGGGTTAAGTCTCGCTTCCAATGCTCCTTTATTCTCTGGTATTATTGCTGGGATAGTCGGTGGAATAGTAGTGTCACTATTCAGCAAATCACAACTAAGTGTAAGCGGTCCTGCAGCAGGGCTGTCTATAATTGTTGCAGGCGCAGTTAAAGACCTGGGAAGCTTTGAAGCCTTTACTGTAGCAATTGTTCTCGCAGGTGTATTACAAATATTATTCGGTATGATAAGGGCAGGTATTATTGCATACTTTTTTCCATCCTCTGTCATAAAGGGAATGCTTGCTGCAATAGGACTTATTCTTATCATAAAGCAGATTCCATATGCATTAGGATACCACTCTAAAATATTTGAAGTAGATGAATTTATGGACTCAGGAGAGAATGGTAAATTTTCAATGATTACTAATGCATTAGAACATATTAATCCTTATGTACTTTTGCTAACTCTTATAAGTTTAGGAGTGTATATCTTCTGGGACCTGGTTCTTAAAAGAAAATATTCATGGTTTCCATCCGCTCTTGTAGCAATGCTTACAGGTACATTGCTCTATGCCATTCTTGAGTTATACTTTAATATACAGCTACCAGATAGCGAACTTGTTTCTATTCCAGACACCAATCTGTTTAAAGGATTTAAGTTTCCTGATTTTTCATTACTTCTTAATGGAAAAATTATCTATTTGGCTTTTACCCTTGCTTTGCTTGCTTCTGTTGAAAGCCTTATAACCCTGGAAGCAATTGAAAAAATTGACCCGCACAAAAGACAACCTCATGTAAATCATGAACTGTTTGCTCAAGGGGCTGGCAATATTGTATCAGGATTACTGGGAGGCTTGCCATTAACTGCATTAATAGTAAGAAGTAAAGCTAATGCAGATTCAGGTGCCAAGACGAAAGTATCTGCTATTATCCATAGTATCTTTCTGATTTTAGCTGTTTTTCTCATACCTCAGTTCATGCATCATGTACCTCTGGCTGTGCTGGCTGCCGTACTTATAGGTGTTGGATTCAAACTTACAAGACCTGCGATTTTTATAGAAGAATTTTCCATTGGCTGGGCTTCGTTTATTCCATTTGCTATTACAATAATCGCAACTCTTGCAACTAATCTGCTTATCGGAATTTTAATCGGAAGTATTGCAGGTGTTATTTCCGTAGTCAGGACCAATTTCCATTCTGCTATTTCTGTTGAAGGTGATGGTACTGGAGACACTGTATATGTCAGATTAAATAAAGATGTGTCTTTTCTTAACAAGCCTCAGCTTATTACTAAATTAAACAATATTCCAAAAACCAAGAATGTAGTTATAGATGGGTCTAAAGCTTCATTTATTGATAATGATATAGCTGAGGTAATTGAAGATTTTAAAACCGCTTCTGATCATCTACAAAGAAAAACCGAACTGATCAAAACCCAATACAAACTCGATTCTGATGAAAACGCCTTTCATGCCTTGTTAGATAGAAATAAAGAATGGGTAAAACAAAGAACAGACCTTGATCCAGAATACTTTAAACGCATGGCCAAAGGCCAGGCTCCCAAATTCCTATGGATAGGTTGCTCTGACAGTCGTGTAGCTACAGATGAAATAACACAGACTGATCCGGGAGAAATATTTGTTCACAGAAATATAGCTAACCTTGTTATTAAAACAGACTTTAACCTGATGAGTGTATTACAATATGCAGTTAGTGTTTTAAAGGTAAAGCATGTTATTGTTTGCGGTCATTATGAATGTGGAGGAGTTAAAGCTGCGATGGGGAATCAGAAACTGGGTCTAATAGATAACTGGTTAAGCAATATCAAGGATATTTATGAAAAATATCAGACCGAACTGGATGCTATAGAAGATGAAAAACCTAAATTTAACAGGATGGTTGAGCTTGTTGTGATGGAACAGGTTTATAACCTTTCAAAAATGTCAGTAATTCAGGAAGAGTGGAAAAATGGTAAATTCCCCATTATACATGCCTGGGTTTATGATATTGCCAATGGATCATTAAAAGACCTGGATATTAATATTGAAGCAACTTCTGCAATACCTGAAATCTATAAGTTTAAAATTTAA
- a CDS encoding NADPH-dependent FMN reductase has translation MITIISGTNRVPSNSIKIAEYYQKLLKKHGVESQILDLSKLPEKFIFSALYENTGKDPDFNVLSDFIKKSDKFVFIVPEYNNSFPGVLKGFIDGLSYPNTFKNKKGALVGISSGVMGGALALSHLTDILNYLGMNVLAIKPRISRVENNFKEGVILDPFVSSLIESQVNALIEF, from the coding sequence ATGATTACAATAATATCAGGCACTAACAGGGTCCCATCCAATTCGATAAAAATCGCAGAATACTACCAGAAGCTTTTGAAGAAACACGGAGTCGAGAGTCAGATTCTTGATCTTAGTAAGCTACCTGAAAAGTTTATCTTCTCTGCTCTGTATGAAAATACTGGTAAAGATCCAGATTTCAATGTATTATCTGATTTTATTAAAAAGTCCGACAAATTTGTATTTATCGTTCCTGAATATAATAACTCATTTCCCGGAGTATTAAAGGGCTTCATAGATGGACTAAGTTATCCCAATACATTCAAAAACAAAAAAGGGGCGCTTGTGGGCATATCATCAGGAGTTATGGGAGGAGCCCTGGCCTTGAGCCATCTGACAGATATTTTAAACTACCTAGGCATGAATGTACTGGCAATAAAACCCAGAATTTCAAGGGTAGAAAATAACTTTAAGGAAGGTGTAATTCTTGACCCTTTTGTTTCAAGTCTGATAGAATCTCAGGTCAACGCGCTTATAGAATTTTAA
- a CDS encoding response regulator transcription factor codes for MKVLIIEDEKELRYDMVSYLSQEGFLCESARNFSEAVDKIGVYEYDCYVIDIMLPGGTGLDLVKTIKSQKHQGGIIIVSAKNSIEDKIVGLEIGSDDYLTKPFHLSELNARIKSIIRRRSFNGNNEIQFNEIRILPDSRQVYINGKEISLTAKEYDLLLFFIVNKGRVIPKDSIAEHLWGDYMDQADSFDFIYTHIKNLRRKLVQQGAKDYLNTVYGIGYKFQSE; via the coding sequence ATGAAAGTTTTAATAATTGAAGATGAAAAGGAGCTAAGATATGACATGGTTAGCTATCTTTCACAAGAAGGATTTCTCTGTGAATCAGCAAGAAATTTTAGTGAAGCTGTTGATAAAATAGGTGTTTATGAATATGACTGCTATGTAATTGATATTATGCTACCAGGAGGTACAGGACTGGATCTTGTAAAGACTATCAAGTCACAAAAGCATCAGGGGGGAATTATCATTGTGTCAGCCAAAAACTCAATAGAGGATAAAATAGTTGGTCTTGAAATAGGCTCGGATGATTACCTCACAAAACCTTTTCATTTATCTGAACTTAATGCAAGAATAAAATCTATTATCAGAAGAAGAAGTTTTAATGGTAATAATGAAATTCAATTTAATGAGATACGCATTTTGCCGGACTCCAGGCAAGTTTATATTAATGGAAAAGAAATCTCGCTTACAGCAAAAGAATACGATCTCTTGTTGTTTTTTATTGTCAACAAGGGAAGAGTTATTCCCAAGGACTCAATAGCCGAACACCTATGGGGTGACTATATGGATCAAGCCGATTCATTCGATTTTATTTATACTCACATAAAGAATTTAAGAAGAAAACTAGTACAACAAGGAGCGAAAGATTATCTTAACACTGTTTACGGTATAGGATATAAGTTCCAGTCTGAATGA
- a CDS encoding type IX secretion system histidine kinase PorY — MKLLQRTTLYYLLYSLFIFGIGTILFYVFIKIILWDGIDEAIYQEKVQLVANLNYEKIGEGLQPSTEVSIMPALEAEVEKDKYNTVPIYDSLTKEYTDFRQLTSYHKNGEDWYKVTIRQPLAEAESLLNSILPVEIGLFLILLGGVLLMNRFILAKIWQPFYVLLDKLKKYNLETTKIIPYESTDIIEFQELNINVEKMTERIYKDFLTQKEFNENSSHEMQTPLAIIKNKLELIIQSKNLTEQEMLHIQSIFNAVKRLTLLNKGLLLLSKIENRQFTQKENVNLGELLQSIFNLLEEQIIDKNITTEIEIKSTGPIKTNRILIEGLLNNLVSNSIKHNIQNGKITAELTENHFIITNTGIPLSFPADEMFERFRKDSSVENSVGLGLSIVKKICDFLDYKIVYIHKDGLHTLVVNF, encoded by the coding sequence ATGAAATTATTACAAAGAACAACCCTTTATTACCTTTTATATTCACTTTTTATTTTTGGAATAGGAACGATTCTATTCTATGTTTTTATTAAGATTATTCTATGGGACGGAATAGATGAAGCTATTTATCAGGAGAAAGTTCAGCTTGTAGCGAACCTTAATTATGAGAAAATAGGGGAAGGACTTCAACCTAGTACAGAAGTTTCGATTATGCCTGCTCTGGAAGCAGAGGTTGAAAAGGATAAATATAACACAGTACCCATTTACGACTCACTTACAAAAGAATATACCGATTTCAGGCAATTAACTTCCTACCATAAAAATGGAGAAGATTGGTACAAGGTGACAATAAGACAGCCTCTTGCAGAAGCAGAATCATTACTCAATAGTATCTTGCCCGTTGAGATTGGCCTCTTTTTGATACTGCTGGGGGGCGTGTTACTAATGAACAGGTTTATACTTGCTAAAATATGGCAACCTTTTTATGTATTGCTGGACAAGTTAAAAAAATATAATCTTGAAACTACTAAGATTATTCCCTATGAATCTACTGATATTATTGAATTTCAGGAGCTGAATATTAATGTCGAAAAAATGACAGAACGTATTTATAAGGATTTTCTTACTCAAAAGGAATTTAATGAGAACTCTTCTCATGAAATGCAGACTCCGCTTGCTATTATTAAAAACAAGCTAGAGTTGATCATTCAGTCAAAAAATCTCACAGAACAAGAGATGCTTCATATACAATCTATTTTCAATGCCGTAAAACGACTGACCTTATTAAATAAAGGATTGTTGCTTTTAAGCAAAATAGAAAACAGACAATTTACCCAGAAAGAAAATGTAAATCTGGGAGAGCTGCTTCAGTCGATCTTTAACCTTCTTGAGGAACAAATCATTGATAAAAATATAACTACTGAGATAGAAATTAAAAGTACAGGCCCGATTAAGACAAACAGAATTCTAATAGAAGGATTGCTCAATAATCTTGTCTCCAATTCCATAAAACATAACATCCAAAATGGAAAAATTACCGCAGAGCTTACAGAAAATCATTTTATTATTACAAATACAGGTATCCCGCTCAGCTTTCCTGCTGACGAAATGTTTGAACGTTTTCGAAAGGATTCTTCGGTAGAAAATTCAGTGGGATTAGGTTTGTCAATAGTGAAAAAGATATGTGATTTCCTGGATTATAAAATCGTATATATTCATAAGGATGGCTTACATACATTGGTTGTAAATTTTTAA
- a CDS encoding capsular biosynthesis protein → MMRIFIALDGTICPVKKEDESFENLIPFPGAKEKINKLRKAGHYIIILTKRHLSAYNSGIKNIGKITLEWLDANGIEFDELYLGTPDISQLQVSVKFTDWNVIEEKLLGY, encoded by the coding sequence ATGATGAGAATATTTATTGCGCTAGATGGAACAATATGTCCTGTCAAAAAAGAAGATGAGAGCTTTGAAAACTTAATACCCTTTCCCGGCGCTAAAGAAAAGATCAACAAACTCAGAAAAGCCGGACACTATATAATTATCCTCACTAAGCGACACCTTTCCGCTTATAATTCAGGAATAAAAAATATCGGTAAGATTACCCTGGAATGGCTTGATGCAAATGGAATAGAATTCGACGAATTATATCTAGGAACACCTGATATCTCTCAGCTACAGGTTTCAGTTAAATTTACAGACTGGAACGTGATTGAAGAAAAATTATTAGGTTATTAA
- a CDS encoding SGNH/GDSL hydrolase family protein, which translates to MKKIKILALGDSYTIGEDVPQNESWPFLLKRNLEERNFSVVLKVVAKTGWTTDELDLAIEREKLGKNEYDLVFLLIGVNNQYRGYCIDKYRNEFRRLLLKAKSYSVNNSVFILSIPDWSSTPFASENDKARISEEIDAFNRENFEISESEGALYLSITGISRRSADDKRYTASDGLHPSGYQYEKWVEKIMLKIDSSALL; encoded by the coding sequence ATGAAGAAAATTAAAATACTTGCTCTGGGAGATTCCTATACAATAGGAGAGGATGTTCCTCAAAATGAAAGCTGGCCATTTTTGCTTAAAAGAAATTTAGAAGAAAGAAATTTCTCTGTTGTTCTGAAGGTTGTAGCAAAAACCGGTTGGACGACAGATGAACTTGATTTAGCTATAGAGAGAGAAAAATTGGGGAAAAATGAATACGACCTGGTGTTTCTTCTTATTGGTGTAAATAATCAATACAGGGGCTATTGTATTGATAAATATCGGAATGAATTCAGAAGGCTTTTACTGAAAGCAAAGTCATATTCAGTTAATAATTCTGTGTTTATATTGTCTATTCCAGATTGGTCCAGTACTCCATTTGCCTCGGAAAATGACAAAGCAAGAATCTCGGAGGAGATTGATGCCTTTAATAGGGAAAACTTTGAAATATCTGAATCTGAGGGTGCTCTTTATCTTAGTATTACCGGGATTAGCAGGCGGTCAGCTGACGATAAAAGATATACAGCTTCGGATGGTCTTCATCCAAGCGGATATCAGTATGAGAAATGGGTTGAGAAGATTATGCTCAAGATAGATTCGTCAGCCCTGCTTTAA
- a CDS encoding ammonium transporter yields MNQPIPDTSATGSIDLASNFNAMPNDSLLINAEIISSLKAEIAGNTLLSNNLWMMTATALMFIMHLGFATIESGLSRSKNTTNILFKNTIIPAIGILIFSLWGYNLMYPGNLFEGSFIGFSGFGIAAPEVSYNEQRNYTFWSFFLFQAMFAATATTIVSGAVAERIKIWSFILFSFFLVGIIYPIIGFWTWGGGFLQKMNVHFYDFAGSTVVHSVGGWSALAGVIVLGPRIGKYVDNRIIPLPGHSMPLATVGVFLLWFGWFGFNGGSVLSANPKLVSLVLVTTCLSASAGAIGALTTSFITTRTIDHSMVLNGILGGLVAITAGADKMNPSEAIIIGLTSGTLVVLAVLLFDKLRIDDPVGAISVHLICGIFGTLAVGFMGDLAEINGARQLVSQLIGITSTGVFVFPLTYLLFIIIDKTIGLRVTAKEELEGLDVSIHGMRAYHIDNAK; encoded by the coding sequence ATGAATCAGCCCATACCCGATACTTCTGCAACTGGATCTATTGATTTAGCTTCAAATTTTAATGCAATGCCTAATGATTCACTTCTTATAAATGCTGAAATCATTAGTAGTCTCAAAGCTGAAATTGCCGGAAACACTTTACTTTCCAATAATTTGTGGATGATGACTGCAACTGCTTTGATGTTCATTATGCATTTGGGGTTTGCGACAATTGAATCAGGACTTTCCAGATCAAAAAACACCACTAATATTTTGTTTAAAAACACTATTATACCTGCAATTGGAATTCTGATATTCAGCTTATGGGGATATAACCTCATGTATCCAGGCAACCTCTTTGAGGGAAGCTTTATTGGGTTTTCTGGATTTGGAATTGCTGCACCGGAAGTTAGTTATAACGAACAGCGCAATTACACGTTCTGGTCTTTTTTTCTCTTTCAGGCCATGTTCGCCGCCACTGCTACAACCATAGTATCGGGGGCAGTAGCTGAACGCATTAAAATATGGAGTTTTATCCTGTTTTCATTTTTTCTTGTGGGTATCATCTATCCTATCATTGGTTTCTGGACCTGGGGTGGAGGATTTTTGCAAAAAATGAATGTCCACTTTTACGATTTTGCTGGATCCACTGTAGTACATTCGGTAGGTGGATGGTCTGCTCTTGCCGGAGTTATTGTCCTTGGACCAAGGATTGGGAAATATGTAGACAACAGAATAATTCCACTTCCTGGCCATAGTATGCCACTTGCTACCGTTGGAGTATTTCTACTGTGGTTTGGCTGGTTTGGATTTAATGGAGGCTCTGTTTTATCTGCTAATCCTAAACTGGTCTCACTTGTACTTGTCACGACATGCCTATCTGCTTCGGCCGGAGCCATTGGAGCCCTTACAACTTCCTTTATCACGACCAGGACTATTGATCATAGCATGGTCCTGAATGGAATACTTGGAGGGCTTGTCGCTATCACTGCAGGAGCAGACAAAATGAATCCTTCGGAAGCTATTATTATTGGACTTACTTCTGGAACATTAGTAGTCCTTGCTGTACTCCTCTTTGATAAACTAAGAATTGATGACCCTGTTGGCGCAATCTCAGTTCACCTGATTTGCGGAATATTCGGAACTCTTGCAGTAGGTTTTATGGGAGATCTGGCTGAAATCAATGGAGCAAGGCAGCTTGTCAGTCAGCTAATAGGGATCACATCTACAGGGGTATTTGTTTTTCCTTTAACCTATCTTTTATTTATCATTATAGATAAAACCATTGGACTCAGAGTTACAGCCAAAGAAGAACTGGAAGGACTTGACGTTAGTATTCATGGTATGAGAGCCTATCATATTGATAACGCAAAATAA
- a CDS encoding P-II family nitrogen regulator, which yields MKKIEAIIRSSHFYPVKDALHKIGIDFFTFQDVKGVGNQKSEKTIYRGQEYDLGSIARTKITIVASNDSVDEIINAILCSARTGEIGDGKIFISPIEQAIRIRSGERDITAL from the coding sequence ATGAAAAAAATTGAAGCGATAATAAGATCATCTCACTTTTATCCTGTGAAAGACGCACTCCATAAAATAGGTATTGATTTTTTTACTTTTCAGGATGTAAAAGGTGTAGGAAATCAAAAAAGTGAAAAAACAATTTACAGAGGCCAGGAATATGATCTTGGTTCGATTGCCAGAACTAAAATAACAATTGTTGCATCTAATGATTCTGTGGATGAAATAATCAATGCAATTCTCTGCAGCGCGAGAACAGGAGAAATAGGCGATGGGAAAATTTTTATCTCCCCCATTGAACAAGCAATCAGAATAAGGTCTGGAGAACGTGACATTACCGCACTTTAA
- a CDS encoding glycoside hydrolase family 3 N-terminal domain-containing protein, producing MEKRLFSLKTLIGSMIFLATLLGPAYGQKKGSKTPVASAPVVMTDAEVDAKVRELLGKMSIEEKVGQMTQINLNVVLKGGYNNMDGTIDPEALRKALVDYKVGSLLNAINHAYSVEKWHQIITAIQDVATKQTPNKIPVLYGIDAIHGVTFTSNSTLFPQNIGIGATRNVELSRLAGEITAKETRASGIRWNFAPVLDVGRQPLWPRFPETYGEDVYLVTQLGVASIIGMEGTDKNLNRVDRVASCMKHYIGYSLPLSGKDRTPSYIPERVLREYFLPPFTAAVKAGSSTIMINSSEINGVPVHASKYLLTDVLRGELGFKGLAVSDWEDVIRLHTKHKIAQTPKEAVKLAVNAGIDMSMVPHDYSFFEYLVELVKEGAVSQARIDEAVGRILALKFRTGLFINAYPEKDATKNFGLAEYKTAALEAARESITLLKNNDNILPLAKGKKVLVTGPAAKSITALNGSWSYTWQGNEAKYYPDTTAYIFNAIKAKNTGGTTLYAKGSEFDKEADAKKAVELAKSVDYVVVCIGEDAYAESPGVIDELDLPEAQQKLVASLYEAGKPVVIVLVEGRPRIIRKIEGGAKGIINAYIPGSQGHNAIAEVLFGDVNPSGKLPFSYPRFSGDIIPYDHKYSDRVTELAPGQMGENGYKPQWPFGYGLSYTKFEYSNLKVSSPTLKGNGSIKVTVDVKNAGSKAGKEAVELYTRDHFASITPSWERLRKFKKISLAPGQTQTVEFELNKSDLAFVGMDDKTFITEPGAFDVIIGGQKASFNYED from the coding sequence ATGGAGAAACGTTTATTTTCATTGAAAACCCTGATCGGTTCAATGATTTTTTTAGCCACCTTGCTAGGCCCAGCGTACGGGCAGAAAAAAGGATCTAAAACTCCTGTGGCCTCTGCGCCTGTAGTAATGACGGATGCTGAAGTAGATGCCAAAGTTCGGGAACTCTTGGGTAAAATGAGTATTGAGGAAAAGGTTGGCCAAATGACTCAGATTAACCTTAACGTTGTTCTTAAGGGAGGTTATAATAACATGGATGGAACTATTGATCCAGAAGCTCTAAGAAAAGCTTTAGTGGATTACAAAGTAGGTTCTCTTCTTAATGCAATTAACCATGCTTATTCTGTTGAAAAATGGCATCAGATTATCACAGCTATTCAGGATGTTGCTACTAAGCAAACACCTAATAAAATTCCGGTACTTTATGGAATAGATGCTATTCATGGTGTGACATTCACTTCGAATTCAACTTTATTCCCTCAGAATATAGGAATAGGAGCTACTCGTAATGTTGAATTATCAAGACTTGCCGGAGAAATCACAGCTAAAGAAACAAGAGCATCTGGTATCAGATGGAATTTTGCTCCTGTTTTAGACGTGGGTAGACAGCCTCTATGGCCTAGATTCCCGGAAACTTATGGTGAAGATGTTTACTTAGTAACTCAATTGGGAGTAGCTTCTATTATTGGAATGGAAGGAACTGACAAAAATCTAAACCGAGTTGACAGAGTGGCTTCTTGTATGAAGCATTATATAGGTTACTCTTTACCACTATCTGGTAAAGACAGAACCCCATCTTACATTCCTGAAAGAGTGTTAAGAGAGTATTTCCTTCCTCCATTTACAGCAGCTGTAAAGGCAGGTTCAAGCACAATCATGATCAACTCAAGTGAAATCAATGGTGTTCCTGTTCACGCTAGCAAATATCTTTTAACTGATGTTTTAAGAGGTGAATTAGGCTTTAAAGGACTTGCGGTTTCTGACTGGGAAGATGTTATAAGACTTCATACTAAACATAAAATAGCTCAAACTCCTAAAGAAGCTGTAAAACTAGCTGTAAATGCAGGTATTGATATGAGTATGGTTCCTCATGATTATTCTTTCTTTGAATATCTTGTAGAACTTGTAAAAGAGGGTGCTGTTTCTCAGGCAAGAATTGACGAAGCGGTAGGAAGAATTTTAGCTCTAAAATTCAGAACCGGACTTTTCATCAATGCTTATCCTGAAAAAGATGCTACGAAAAACTTCGGTCTTGCAGAGTACAAAACTGCTGCATTAGAAGCTGCAAGAGAATCAATAACTTTATTGAAAAATAATGACAACATTCTTCCTCTGGCTAAAGGCAAAAAAGTATTGGTTACTGGCCCTGCTGCAAAATCAATCACAGCGCTTAATGGTTCATGGTCATATACTTGGCAAGGAAATGAAGCTAAATATTATCCTGATACTACTGCTTATATCTTCAATGCAATAAAAGCGAAGAATACAGGTGGAACTACGCTTTATGCCAAAGGATCTGAGTTTGACAAAGAGGCAGATGCTAAGAAAGCTGTAGAACTTGCAAAATCAGTTGACTATGTTGTTGTATGTATTGGTGAAGATGCTTACGCAGAATCTCCTGGAGTTATAGATGAACTTGATCTGCCAGAGGCTCAGCAAAAGTTAGTTGCTTCTCTTTATGAAGCTGGTAAGCCTGTAGTAATCGTATTAGTAGAGGGAAGACCAAGAATAATCAGAAAAATTGAAGGCGGTGCAAAAGGTATCATCAATGCTTATATACCTGGAAGCCAAGGACACAATGCTATTGCTGAAGTTCTTTTTGGAGATGTAAACCCTAGTGGTAAACTTCCATTCTCTTATCCAAGATTCAGTGGAGACATTATTCCATATGACCATAAGTATAGCGATAGAGTTACAGAGCTTGCTCCAGGTCAAATGGGAGAAAATGGTTATAAGCCACAATGGCCTTTCGGATATGGCTTAAGCTATACGAAGTTTGAATATTCAAACCTTAAAGTAAGTTCACCTACACTTAAAGGAAACGGATCAATTAAAGTAACTGTAGATGTGAAAAATGCTGGTTCAAAAGCTGGTAAAGAAGCTGTTGAACTTTATACAAGAGATCACTTTGCTTCTATTACTCCTTCGTGGGAGAGATTAAGAAAATTCAAGAAGATTTCTTTAGCTCCAGGACAAACACAAACTGTTGAGTTCGAGCTAAATAAGAGCGATTTAGCATTTGTTGGTATGGATGATAAAACATTCATAACTGAGCCAGGTGCTTTTGATGTAATCATAGGCGGACAAAAAGCTTCATTTAACTACGAAGACTAA